The following are encoded in a window of Nitrospiria bacterium genomic DNA:
- a CDS encoding glycosyl transferase family 2, translated as MVREDLKTRLAAVGPADILVGIPSYNNARTIGRVVQAVGAGLAKYFPEAKAVLVNSDGGSSDGTPETVDRSTVDLQSILVAHRVNALHKIVTPYHGIPGKGSAFRLIFEIAEALKVKACAVVDADLRSINPDWMELLLRPVFREGFDYVAPYYQRHKYDGTITNSIVYPLTRALYGPRIRQPIGGEFGFSGDLAGYFLTQDVWDTDVARYGIDIWMTTTAIARGCKICQAYLGAKIHDPKDPAADLSAMLTQVVGSTFALMEKYAEQWKTVGRSESVPIFGFEYEVGLEPVPVNVDRLIKAFELGRTELTAVWTEILAPETLAGLVAVRLDGSEPGFSDALWTRIVYEFALAFHRRVMAHEHLLKSFTPLYLGRVASFILDTQSMSPPEAESRIERLCQSFEREKSYVMDQWDKPPIQGGGS; from the coding sequence ATGGTGCGAGAAGACCTGAAGACGCGCCTTGCGGCGGTCGGACCGGCCGATATCCTGGTCGGGATCCCCAGCTACAACAACGCGAGGACCATCGGCCGCGTCGTGCAAGCCGTCGGGGCCGGTCTGGCGAAGTATTTTCCCGAGGCCAAGGCGGTCCTCGTGAATTCCGACGGCGGATCGAGCGACGGAACCCCGGAGACGGTCGACCGATCGACGGTGGATCTGCAGAGCATTCTCGTGGCCCACCGCGTCAACGCGCTTCACAAGATCGTAACGCCCTACCACGGCATCCCCGGAAAGGGGAGCGCCTTCAGGCTGATATTCGAAATTGCGGAGGCCCTGAAGGTCAAGGCTTGCGCGGTGGTGGACGCCGACCTGCGCAGTATTAATCCGGACTGGATGGAGCTGCTCCTGCGGCCGGTTTTTAGAGAAGGCTTCGATTACGTCGCGCCGTATTACCAGCGGCACAAGTACGACGGCACAATCACCAACAGCATCGTCTATCCGCTGACCCGCGCGCTCTACGGCCCGCGGATCCGCCAGCCGATCGGCGGGGAGTTCGGGTTTTCGGGGGACCTGGCCGGCTATTTTCTGACCCAGGACGTCTGGGATACAGACGTCGCGCGGTACGGCATCGATATCTGGATGACGACCACGGCGATTGCGCGTGGCTGCAAAATTTGCCAGGCCTATTTGGGCGCGAAGATCCATGATCCAAAGGACCCGGCCGCCGACCTCTCGGCCATGCTGACCCAGGTGGTGGGTTCGACCTTTGCCCTGATGGAGAAATACGCGGAGCAGTGGAAAACGGTCGGGCGTTCGGAGTCCGTGCCGATCTTCGGATTTGAGTACGAGGTGGGACTGGAACCGGTTCCGGTCAATGTCGACCGGTTGATCAAGGCCTTCGAACTGGGCCGGACGGAATTGACGGCCGTCTGGACCGAAATTCTGGCCCCGGAAACGCTCGCCGGGCTGGTGGCCGTAAGGCTGGACGGATCGGAGCCCGGATTCTCGGACGCGCTTTGGACCCGGATCGTCTACGAGTTCGCCCTGGCCTTTCATCGCCGTGTCATGGCCCATGAGCACCTATTGAAATCCTTTACGCCCCTTTATCTGGGCAGGGTCGCCTCGTTTATTCTGGATACCCAATCGATGAGCCCCCCGGAGGCGGAGAGCCGGATCGAGCGATTGTGTCAAAGTTTTGAACGGGAAAAATCTTATGTGATGGATCAGTGGGACAAACCCCCGATCCAGGGAGGTGGGTCATGA
- a CDS encoding glycosyl transferase, whose product MADFYQTGVISTLHRLGRVNLDWLETQLEAFSHQMPIALVLPCLYSELEGPALKEIVKQLQSVKYLREIIISLGRADRNEFGYARQFFKDLYCEHRIVWVDGERVQKLLALLTQSELDIGSEGKGRAAWLAYGYVLARRQSKVIALHDCDILTYNREFLARLCYPVVNPNMGYEFCKGYYPRITDQLHGRVTRLFVTPLIRTLVNMIGHHPFLVYLDSFRYPLAGEFSMLADLARVNRIPGDWGLEVGVLAEIYRNVSVKRVCQVDLSDNYEHKHQALSSEDPQTGLMKMAIDIAKSLLRNLATEGLVFDAAFFNTLRTAYQRAAQDTIKKYEDDAIINGLVFDRHAERLAVEAFTRAIRIAAEEFVQDPLGIPLITNWNRVVSAVPKFFEMLENAVDVDNAE is encoded by the coding sequence ATGGCCGATTTTTATCAGACCGGAGTCATATCGACTCTTCACCGCCTGGGCCGGGTGAATCTGGATTGGCTGGAGACGCAATTGGAGGCCTTCTCCCACCAGATGCCGATCGCGCTCGTGCTTCCGTGTCTTTACTCCGAGCTGGAGGGGCCGGCGCTCAAGGAAATCGTCAAACAGCTCCAATCCGTGAAATACCTCCGGGAAATTATCATCTCGCTGGGACGGGCCGACCGGAACGAGTTCGGCTATGCGCGGCAGTTTTTCAAGGACCTGTATTGCGAACACCGGATCGTCTGGGTCGACGGGGAGCGCGTGCAAAAGCTTTTGGCCCTCCTGACCCAGAGCGAGCTGGACATCGGAAGCGAGGGCAAGGGCCGCGCGGCCTGGCTGGCGTACGGGTACGTTTTGGCGCGGCGGCAAAGCAAGGTGATCGCGCTCCACGATTGCGACATTCTCACCTACAATCGAGAGTTCCTGGCGCGCCTCTGCTATCCCGTGGTCAATCCGAACATGGGCTATGAATTCTGCAAGGGCTACTACCCGCGCATCACCGACCAGTTGCACGGAAGGGTCACCCGGCTTTTCGTCACCCCGTTGATAAGGACCCTGGTGAATATGATCGGCCACCATCCCTTTCTGGTTTATCTGGACAGCTTCCGCTACCCGCTGGCGGGCGAGTTCTCGATGCTGGCCGATCTGGCCCGGGTGAACCGGATTCCGGGCGACTGGGGCCTGGAGGTCGGGGTCCTGGCCGAGATCTACCGGAACGTTTCCGTGAAGCGGGTGTGCCAGGTGGACCTGTCCGATAACTACGAGCACAAGCATCAGGCCCTCTCCTCGGAGGATCCGCAGACCGGTCTGATGAAGATGGCGATCGACATCGCCAAATCGCTCCTTCGAAATCTGGCGACGGAAGGTCTGGTTTTTGACGCGGCGTTCTTCAACACGCTCCGCACGGCCTACCAGCGGGCCGCACAGGATACGATCAAGAAATACGAAGACGACGCCATCATCAACGGGCTGGTCTTCGACCGGCACGCCGAGCGGCTGGCGGTCGAGGCCTTCACCCGGGCGATCCGGATCGCGGCCGAGGAATTTGTCCAGGATCCGCTGGGCATTCCCTTGATCACGAACTGGAACCGGGTTGTCTCGGCCGTTCCGAAGTTTTTCGAGATGCTGGAGAACGCCGTCGACGTGGACAACGCGGAATGA
- a CDS encoding cation:proton antiporter, which produces MPDLPVLILIGILLGPVFRLMDPTQLAGFTPYFATFAMIMILFDGGMTLDLRSILRQFTGAVLLAVLGFLATAALTAFISRFFGYPFPLGVLLGSIVGGTSGAIVMPLVTQMRMSEEAKTILSLESSLTDILCVVIAASLVHLIPTGQSEWITPLQDLLGRFIIGILLGAACGIGWSKILERLQKPHFAYMLTLAVLFLLFSLAEFIRGNGAMAALVFGLILGNYKRFPALFGPAMAVNTNETAIRGFHGELAFFIRTFFFVYIGLIFTMDHLSPRTLLLCLSKPTTHTSGGATDGADG; this is translated from the coding sequence ATCCCCGATCTGCCCGTGTTGATCCTCATCGGGATTCTCCTCGGCCCGGTTTTTCGCCTGATGGATCCGACCCAGCTCGCCGGCTTCACCCCTTACTTTGCGACGTTCGCGATGATCATGATTCTTTTCGACGGGGGCATGACGCTCGACCTTCGGAGCATTCTGCGGCAATTTACCGGCGCCGTCCTTCTGGCCGTGCTGGGTTTCCTGGCCACGGCGGCACTCACCGCCTTCATTTCACGGTTTTTCGGATACCCTTTCCCCCTCGGCGTGCTGCTTGGGTCCATCGTGGGCGGAACTAGCGGGGCGATTGTGATGCCTCTGGTCACCCAGATGCGGATGAGCGAGGAGGCCAAGACGATCCTCAGCCTGGAATCGTCACTGACCGACATTCTCTGCGTGGTAATCGCCGCGAGCTTGGTGCACTTGATTCCGACCGGCCAATCGGAATGGATCACTCCCCTCCAGGATCTGCTGGGACGATTCATCATTGGGATTCTCCTGGGCGCGGCCTGCGGGATCGGGTGGTCGAAGATTTTGGAACGGCTTCAAAAGCCTCACTTTGCCTACATGCTGACCCTCGCGGTATTATTTCTCCTGTTCAGCCTGGCCGAATTTATCCGCGGCAACGGCGCGATGGCGGCCCTGGTCTTCGGCTTGATTTTAGGGAACTACAAACGCTTCCCCGCTCTCTTCGGACCCGCCATGGCGGTAAACACCAACGAAACCGCGATCCGTGGGTTTCACGGCGAGCTGGCCTTTTTCATCCGGACGTTCTTCTTTGTCTATATCGGCCTGATCTTCACCATGGACCATCTCAGCCCGCGAACGCTTCTGTTATGCCTGTCGAAGCCGACGACACACACCTCCGGCGGGGCTACGGACGGAGCCGACGGCTGA